One window of the Zea mays cultivar B73 chromosome 3, Zm-B73-REFERENCE-NAM-5.0, whole genome shotgun sequence genome contains the following:
- the LOC100381663 gene encoding Probable calcium-binding protein CML12-like, with protein MQSPRPEEDRVRDGSATAPPPVLPATATTSTTTARTKRSASMPLSGASAGTGRDRDPSPAPAPAPAPGGRSRLRDEQLSQLRELFIRFDLDGDGSLTKLELAALLRSLGLRPAAGDEIHTLIAAMDADGNGTVEFDELSSSLAPLLLGPCRPAVAVDHAQLAEAFRAFDRDGNGFISAAELARSMALMGHPICYAELTDMMKEADTDGDGVISFQEFTAIMAKSAVDFLGLAAL; from the coding sequence ATGCAGAGCCCCCGGCCCGAAGAAGACCGCGTCCGAGACGGCAGCGCGACCGCACCGCCACCCGTTCTGCCCGCGACCGCGACCACGTCCACCACCACCGCCCGGACGAAGCGCTCGGCGTCCATGCCCCTCTCCGGCGCTAGCGCCGGGACCGGAAGGGACAGGGACCCCTCCCCGGCACCGGCACCGGCACCGGCGCCCGGCGGGCGCTCGCGGCTCCGCGACGAGCAGTTGAGCCAGCTCCGGGAGCTCTTCATCCGCTTCGACCTCGACGGCGACGGGAGCCTCACCAAGCTGGAGCTGGCGGCGCTGCTCCGCTCCCTGGGCCTCCGCCCCGCGGCCGGGGACGAGATCCACACGCTCATCGCCGCCATGGACGCCGACGGCAACGGCACCGTGGAGTTCGACGAGCTCTCCTCCTCCCTGGCGCCGCTGCTCCTGGGGCCCTGCCGCCCCGCCGTGGCCGTCGACCACGCGCAGCTCGCCGAGGCCTTCCGCGCCTTCGACCGCGACGGCAACGGCTTCATCTCCGCCGCCGAGCTCGCGCGCTCCATGGCGCTCATGGGCCACCCCATCTGCTACGCCGAGCTCACCGACATGATGAAAGAGGCCGACACCGACGGAGACGGCGTCATCAGCTTCCAGGAGTTCACCGCCATCATGGCCAAGTCCGCCGTCGACTTCCTAGGCCTCGCTGCTCTGtga